Proteins co-encoded in one Cucurbita pepo subsp. pepo cultivar mu-cu-16 chromosome LG15, ASM280686v2, whole genome shotgun sequence genomic window:
- the LOC111776333 gene encoding transcriptional regulator SUPERMAN-like produces the protein MATKLELGFQHSSSLPETVRDGWNLKGLNPMHTPDVVTDADDDDSWEVRAFAEDTRNVMGTTWPPRSYTCTYCRREFKSAQALGGHMNVHRRDRARLHQAPPSNPTKPSSSSSSISNSFIIPPPDFNGGGLCLLYQFPNPNGINGGINIPSLFSMSNHSFNTFLPSMAMSRGLPVNDHHLGGLGESNFSRSEQQFSTSMENGNQELDLELRLGHGPDSTRTLIENGQKISKRSSD, from the coding sequence ATGGCTACTAAGCTTGAGCTTGGATTTCAACACTCTTCTTCTTTGCCTGAAACGGTTCGAGACGGGTGGAATCTGAAAGGTTTAAACCCTATGCATACTCCTGACGTCGTTACCGATGCCGATGACGATGACTCGTGGGAAGTCAGAGCTTTCGCCGAGGACACTCGTAATGTTATGGGAACTACTTGGCCTCCTAGGTCatatacttgcacttattgTAGAAGAGAGTTCAAATCAGCTCAAGCCCTAGGAGGTCATATGAATGTTCACCGTCGCGACCGTGCTCGCCTCCACCAAGCTCCTCCGTCGAATCCAACGAAACCCTCTTCGTCGTCTTCCTCGATTTCCAATTCTTTCATCATCCCACCTCCTGATTTTAATGGTGGAGGCTTGTGCCTTCTCTACCAATTCCCAAACCCTAATGGTATTAATGGTGGGATCAATATCCCTTCTCTTTTCTCCATGTCCAATCATTCCTTCAATACCTTTCTTCCCTCCATGGCGATGTCTCGGGGTCTTCCGGTGAACGACCACCATCTCGGAGGGCTCGGAGAGAGTAATTTCTCTCGATCTGAACAACAGTTCTCGACGTCCATGGAAAATGGGAACCAAGAACTTGATCTAGAGCTCAGGCTTGGACACGGTCCAGATTCGACTCGTACTCTCATCGAAAATGGACAGAAGATCTCTAAGAGATCATCAGATTGA